The segment TAAATGACCTGTGTACACTTTTGGCTTCTTTATTATAAGTAACCAGGGTGACGTAGCAAAAAAATACAATGGTGTCTCaccatatttacatataaattactCAAATTCAAAATTACTGCCAATTACAAAACAGAAAGATAAGAGTTTGTATACTGTGCAATTATTCCTGCTAAACTTATAGGTGGGAGCAGGCCCGGGGTAAGTGTGAGATGGGAGATGAGAATCTATCTGGTCACTGTGTTCCTGTCATAGAGGGTACAACTTGCTACCCTGAAGATGTTTGTGGTAGGTAAATATTTCCTGTGTAATATGGACCCTAACCACTTAAGGATAATCCATGTTATTTTATTGGTGATTTAAGGCAAGAAACAGCTGTTTGTTTCTAATGTTTGAAGGAAACAATGCCTATATTTACGTCAATGACACAGGGCATGGCAACCTTTGGAGGATCCTTCTTAAGCAATATTTTTACCTCTATAGTCATTTCAGCATCTAACTTTGCTTAATGGTGACCCCACTATAGCACCAAATAACATTATTCTTAATTGCGCATGGCTCTTATAAGACAGATTTATAGACACATAGGTAGCCTCATGTCGTTAAGTGAATACGAAgctaaatatttactatattttatgaGGCTATAATACTTGATTGACATGAGACACTAATAGAATGTATTTattgtgtatgtttttatttcaggaggaAATGCGTTCTTCAGTGCACAGAATGCAGCAAAACCGCCATCTGATAAGTGCTCTGCAAGCCCTCCCTTACGACGGCAGTGTATTAGAGAAAATGGAAACAGAGCAAAAGCGCCCAGGAACACCGACAAAATGACTTCCGCAGAGACAAAAACTTCAGATACTGAGACAGAGCCTTTAAAACCAGTATCCACTGCAAACAAGTCAAGAAGGTCTACAGAGTTCAGAAATATACAGAAGCTACCTGTGGAAAGCAAGAGTGAAGAAACAAATACAGACATTGTTGAGCGCATCCTAAAAAGATGTCAGAAGGCAACACTGCTACaacaaaggagagaaggagagatgaAGGAAATAGAAAGACCTTTTGAGACATATAAGGAAAAtattgaattaaaagaaaatgatgaaaagatGAAAGCAATGAAGAGATCAAGAAGAACTTGGGGGCAGGAATGTGAACCAATGTCTGACCTGACAGACTTCAAGAGCTTGCCTGATACAGAACTCACGAAAGACACGGCACGTGGCCAGGATCTCCTCCaaacccaagatcatgccacggcaccaAAGAGTGAGAAGGGCAAAATCACTAAAATGCCCTGCCGGTCATCACAACCAGAACCAATAAACACCCCAACACACATAAAACAACGGCTGAAGGCATCCCAGGGGAGAGTGGGTGTGAAAGAAGAGCTCCTGGCAGTCGGCAAGCTCACACAGATGTCAGGGGAAACCACGCACACAGAGCCAGCAGGAGATGGCAAGAGCATTAGAATGTTTAAGGAGTCTCCAAAGCAGATCCTGGACCCAGCAGCCCATGTAACTGGAATGAAGAAGTGGCCAAGAACGCCTAAGGAAGAGGCCCAATCACTAGAAGACCTGGCTGGCTTCAAAGAGCTCTTCCAGACACCAGGTCCCGCTGAGGAATCAATGACTGAtgagaaaactaacaaaatagCCTGCAAATCTCCACCACCAGAATCAGTGGACACTCCAACAAGCACAAAGCAACGTCCTAAGAGAAGTCTTAGGAAAGCAAACATAGAGGAAGAATGCTTAGCACTCAGGAAACGAACACCATCAGCAGGGAAAGCCATGCACACGCCCAAACCAGCAGGAGGTGATGAGAAAGACATGAAAGCATTTATGGGAACTCCAGTGCAGAAACTGGACCTGGCAGGAACTTTACCTGGCAGCAAAAGACAGCTACAAACTCCTAAGGAAAAGGCCCAGGCTCTAGAAGACCTGGCTGGCTTTAAAGAGCTCTTTCAGACTCCTGGTCACACCGAGGAATTAGTGGCTGCCGGTAAAACCACTAAAATACCCTGCAAATCTCCACAGCCAGACCCAGTGGACACCCCAACAAGCACAAAGCAACTACCCAAGAGAAGTATCGGGAAAGCAGATGTAGAGGGAGAACTCTTAGCATTCAGGAAACTAACGCCATCAGCAGGCAAAGCCATGCACACGCCTAAACCATCAGTAGGTGAAGAGAAAGACATCAACACATTTGTGGGAACTCCAGTGCAGAAACTGGACCTGACAGAGAACTTAACCAGCAGCAAGAGACGGCCACAAACTCCTAAGGAAAAGGCCCAGGCTCTAGAAGACCTGACTGGCTTTAAAGAGCTCTTCCAGACCCCTGGTCATACTGAGGAAGCAGTGGCTGCTGGCAAGACTACTAAAATGCCCTGCAAATCTTCTCCACCAGAATCAGCAGACACCCCAACAAGCACAAGAAGGCAGCCCAAGACACCTTTGGGGAAAGGGGATGTACAGAAAGAGCTCTCATCCCTGAAGAAGCTCACACAGACATCAGGGGAAACCACACACACAGATAAAGTACCAGGAGCTGAGGATAAAAGCATCAACGTGTTTAGGGAAACTGCAAAGCAGAAACTGGACCCAGCAGCAAGTGTAACTGGCAACAAGAGGCAGCCAAAAACTAAGGAAAAGGCCCCACCCCTAGAAGACCTGGCCGGCTTGAAAGAGCTCTTCCAGACACCAGTATGCACTGACAAGCCCACGACTCATGAGAAAACTACCAAAATAGCCTGCAGATCACAACCAGACCCAGTGGACACACCAACAAGCTCCAAGCCACAGTCCAAGAGAAGTCTCAGGAAAGTGGACGTAGAAGAAGAATTCTTAGCACTCAGGAAACGAACACCATCAGCAGGCAAAGCCATGCACACACCCAAACCAGCAGTAAGTGGTGAGAAAAACATCTACGCATTTATGGGAACTCCAGTGCAGAAACTGGACCTGCCAGAGAACTTAACTGGCAGCAAGAGACGGCTACAAACTCCTAAGGAAAAGGCCCAGGCTCTAGAAGACCAGGCTGGCTTTAAAGAGCTCTTCCAGACACCAGGTCACACTGAGGAATCAATGACTAACGATAAAACTGCCAAAGTAGCCTGCAAATCTTCACAACCAGACCCAGACAAAAACCCAGCAAGCTCCAAGCGACAGCTCAAGACATCCCTGGGGAAAGTGGGCGTGAAAGAAGAGCTCCCAGCAGTTGGCAAGCTCACACAGACGTCAGGggagactacacacacacacacacagccaacaGGAGATGGTAAGAGCATGAAAGCATTTATGGAGTCTCCAAAGCAGATCTTAGACTCAGCAGCAAGTCTAACTGGCAGCAAGAGGCAGCCAAGAACTCCTAAGGGAAAGTCTGAAGTCCCCGAAGACCTGGCCGGCTTCAACGAGCTCTTCCAGACCCCAAGTCACACTAAGGAATCAAAGACGAATGAAAAAACTACCAAAATATCCTACAGAGCTTCACAGCCAGACCCAGTGGACACCCCAACAAGCTCCAAGCCACAGCCCAAGAGAAGTCTCAGGAAAGCAGACATTGAAGAAGAATTTTTAGCATTTAGGAAACGAACGCCATCAGCAGGCAAAGCCATGCACACACCCAAACCAGCAGTAGGTGAAGAGAAAGACATCAACACATTTATGGGAACTCCAGTGCAGAAACTGGACCTGCCAGGAAATTTACCTGGCAGCAAGAGACGGCTACAAACTCCTAAGGAAAAGGCCCAGGCTCTAGAAGACCTGACTGGCTTTAAAGAGCTCTTCCAGACCCCTGGTCATACTGAGGAAGCAGTGGCTGCTGGCAAGACTACTAAAATGCCCTGCAAATCTTCTCCACCAGAATCAGCAGACACCCCAACAAGCACAAGAAGGCAGCCCAAGACACCTTTGGGGAAAAGGGATGTACAGAAAGAGCTCTCATCCCTGAAGAAGCTCACACAGACATCAGGGGAAACCACACACACAGATAAAGTACCAGGAGCTGAGGATAAAAGCATCAACGTGTTTAGGGAAACTGCAAAGCAGAAACTGGACCCAGCAGCAAGTGTAACTGGCAACAAGAGGCAGCCAAAAACTAAGGAAAAGGCCCAACCCCTAGAAGACCTGGCCGGCTTGAAAGAGCTCTTCCAGACACCAGTATGCACTGACAAGCCCACGACTCATGAGAAAACTACCAAAATAGCCTGCAGATCACAACCAGACCCAGTGGACACACCAACAAGCTCCAAGCCACAGTCCAAGAGAAGTCTCAGGAAAGTGGACGTAGAAGAAGAATTCTTAGCACTCAGGAAACGAACACCATCAGCAGGCAAAGCCATGCACACACCCAAACCAGCAGTAAGTGGTGAGAAAAACATCTACGCATTTATGGGAACTCCAGTGCAGAAACTGGACCTGCCAGAGAACTTAACTGGCAGCAAGAGACGGCTACAAACTCCTAAGGAAAAGGCCCAGGCTCTAGAAGACCAGGCTGGCTTTAAAGAGCTCTTCCAGACACCAGGTCACACTGAGGAATCAATGACTAACGATAAAACTGCCAAAGTAGCCTGCAAATCTTCACAACCAGACCCAGACAAAAACCCAGCAAGCTCCAAGCGACAGCTCAAGACATCCCTGGGGAAAGTGGGCGTGAAAGAAGAGCTCCCAGCAGTTGGCAAGCTCACACAGACGTCAGGggagactacacacacacacacacagccaacaGGAGATGGTAAGAGCATGAAAGCATTTATGGAGTCTCCAAAGCAGATCTTAGACTCAGCAGCAAGTCTAACTGGCAGCAAGAGGCAGCCAAGAACTCCTAAGGGAAAGTCTGAAGTCCCTGAAGACCTGGCCGGCTTCAACGAGCTCTTCCAGACCCCAAGTCACACTAAGGAATCAATGACGAATGAAAAAACTACCAAAATATCCTACAGAGCTTCACAGCCAGACCCAGTGGACACCCCAACAAGCTCCAAGCCACAGCCCAAGAGAAGTCTCAGGAAAGCAGACACTGAAGAAGAATTTTTAGCATTTAGGAAACGAACGCCATCAGCAGGCAAAGCCATGCACACACCCAAACCAGCAGTAGGTGAAGAGAAAGACATCAACACATTTATGGGAACTCCAGTGCAGAAACTGGACCTGCCAGGAAATTTACCTGGCAGCAAGAGACGGCTACAAACTCCTAAGGAAAAGGCCCAGGCTCTAGAAGACCTGACTGGCTTCAGAGAGCTCTTCCAGACACCATGCACTGATAACCCCACGACTGATGAGAAAACTACCAAAATACTCTGCAAATCTCCACAATCAGACCCAGTGGGCACCCCAACAAGCACAAAGCAACGGCCCAAGAGAAGCCTCAAGAAAGCAGACGTAGAGGAAGAATTTTTAGCATTCAGGAAACTAACACCATCAGCAGGCAAAGCCATGCACACGCCTAAAGCAGCAGTAGGTGAAGAGAAAGACATCAACACATTTGTGGGGACTCCAGAGCAGAAACTGGACCTGCCAGGAAATTTACCTGGCAGCAAGAGACGGCCACAAACTCCTAAAGAAAAGGCCAAGGCTCTAGAAGACCTGGCTGGCTTCAAAGAGCCCTTCCAGACACCAGGTCACACTGAGGAATCAATGACTGATGACAAAATCACAGAAGTATCCTGCAAATCTCCACGGCCAGACCCAGTCAAAACCCCAACAAGCTCCAAGCGACAACTCAAGATATCCTCGGGGAAAGTAGGTGTGAAAGAAGAGGTCCTACCAGTCGGCAAGCTCACACAGATGTCAGGGAAGACCatgcagacacacagagagacagcaGGAGATGGAAAGAGCATCAGAGCGTTTAAGGAATCTGCAAAGCAGATGCTGGACCCAGCAAACTATGGAACTGGGACGAAGAGGTGGCCAAGAACACCTAAGGAAGAGGCCCAATCACTAGAAGACCTGGCCGGCTTCAAAGAGCTCTTCCAGACACCAGATCACACTGAGGAATCAACAACTGATGACAAAACTACCAAAATAGCCTGCAAATCTCCACCACCAGAATCAATGGACACTCCAACAAGCAAAAGGAGGCGGCCCAAAACGCCTTTGGGGAAAAGGGATATAGTGGAAGAGCTCTCAGCCCCGAAGAAGCtcacacagaccacacacacagacaaagtACCAGGAGGTGAGGATAAAAGCATCAATGTGTTTAGGGAAACTGCAGAACAGAAACTGGACCCAGCAGCAAGTGTAACTGGTAGGAAGAGGCAGCCAAGAACTCCTAAGGGAAAAGCCCAACCTCTAGAAGACCTGGTCGGCTTGAAAGAGCTCTTCCAGACACCAGTATGCACTGACAAGCCCACAACTGATCAGAAAACTACCAAAATAGCCTGCAGATCTCCAAACCCAGACCCAGTGGATACCCCAACAATCTTCAAGCCACAGTCCAAGAGAAGTCTCAGGAAAGCAGACGTAGAGGAAGAATTCTTAGCACTCAGGAAACGAACACCATCAGTAGGGAAAGCCATGGACACACCCAAACCAGCAGGAGGtgatgagaaagaaatg is part of the Symphalangus syndactylus isolate Jambi chromosome 2, NHGRI_mSymSyn1-v2.1_pri, whole genome shotgun sequence genome and harbors:
- the MKI67 gene encoding proliferation marker protein Ki-67 isoform X4; this encodes MKKELDVKSQKENVLQYRRKSGLQTDYTTEKDSADGLQGETQLLVSCKSRPKSGGSSHAMAEPASPEQELDQNKGKGRDVESVQTPSKAVGASFPLYEPAKMKTPVQYSQQQNSPPKHKNKDLYTTGRRESVKLGKSEGFKAGDKTLTPRKLSTRNRTPAKVEDAANSAAKPENLSSKTRRSIPTDVEVLPTETKIHNESFLTLWLTQVERKIQKDSLNKPEKLGTTAGQMCSGLPGLSSVDINNFGDSINESEGIPLKRRRVSFGGHLRPELFDENLPPNTPLKRGEAPTKRKSLVTHTPPVLKKIIKEQPQPSGKQESASEIHVEVKAQSLVISPPAPSPRKTPVASDQRRRSCKAAPASSSKSQTEVPKRGGRKSGNLPSKRVSISRSQHDILQMICSKRRSGASEANLIVAKSWADVVKLGAKQTQTKVIKHGPQRSMNKKQRRPATPKKPVGEVHSQFSTGHANSPCTIIIGKAHTEKVHVPARPYRMLNNFVSNQKMDFKEDLSGIAEMFKTPVKEQPQLTSTCHVAISDSENLLGKQFQGTDSGEEPLLPTSESFGGNAFFSAQNAAKPPSDKCSASPPLRRQCIRENGNRAKAPRNTDKMTSAETKTSDTETEPLKPVSTANKSRRSTEFRNIQKLPVESKSEETNTDIVERILKRCQKATLLQQRREGEMKEIERPFETYKENIELKENDEKMKAMKRSRRTWGQECEPMSDLTDFKSLPDTELTKDTARGQDLLQTQDHATAPKSEKGKITKMPCRSSQPEPINTPTHIKQRLKASQGRVGVKEELLAVGKLTQMSGETTHTEPAGDGKSIRMFKESPKQILDPAAHVTGMKKWPRTPKEEAQSLEDLAGFKELFQTPGPAEESMTDEKTNKIACKSPPPESVDTPTSTKQRPKRSLRKANIEEECLALRKRTPSAGKAMHTPKPAGGDEKDMKAFMGTPVQKLDLAGTLPGSKRQLQTPKEKAQALEDLAGFKELFQTPGHTEELVAAGKTTKIPCKSPQPDPVDTPTSTKQLPKRSIGKADVEGELLAFRKLTPSAGKAMHTPKPSVGEEKDINTFVGTPVQKLDLTENLTSSKRRPQTPKEKAQALEDLTGFKELFQTPGHTEEAVAAGKTTKMPCKSSPPESADTPTSTRRQPKTPLGKGDVQKELSSLKKLTQTSGETTHTDKVPGAEDKSINVFRETAKQKLDPAASVTGNKRQPKTKEKAPPLEDLAGLKELFQTPVCTDKPTTHEKTTKIACRSQPDPVDTPTSSKPQSKRSLRKVDVEEEFLALRKRTPSAGKAMHTPKPAVSGEKNIYAFMGTPVQKLDLPENLTGSKRRLQTPKEKAQALEDQAGFKELFQTPGHTEESMTNDKTAKVACKSSQPDPDKNPASSKRQLKTSLGKVGVKEELPAVGKLTQTSGETTHTHTQPTGDGKSMKAFMESPKQILDSAASLTGSKRQPRTPKGKSEVPEDLAGFNELFQTPSHTKESKTNEKTTKISYRASQPDPVDTPTSSKPQPKRSLRKADIEEEFLAFRKRTPSAGKAMHTPKPAVGEEKDINTFMGTPVQKLDLPGNLPGSKRRLQTPKEKAQALEDLTGFKELFQTPGHTEEAVAAGKTTKMPCKSSPPESADTPTSTRRQPKTPLGKRDVQKELSSLKKLTQTSGETTHTDKVPGAEDKSINVFRETAKQKLDPAASVTGNKRQPKTKEKAQPLEDLAGLKELFQTPVCTDKPTTHEKTTKIACRSQPDPVDTPTSSKPQSKRSLRKVDVEEEFLALRKRTPSAGKAMHTPKPAVSGEKNIYAFMGTPVQKLDLPENLTGSKRRLQTPKEKAQALEDQAGFKELFQTPGHTEESMTNDKTAKVACKSSQPDPDKNPASSKRQLKTSLGKVGVKEELPAVGKLTQTSGETTHTHTQPTGDGKSMKAFMESPKQILDSAASLTGSKRQPRTPKGKSEVPEDLAGFNELFQTPSHTKESMTNEKTTKISYRASQPDPVDTPTSSKPQPKRSLRKADTEEEFLAFRKRTPSAGKAMHTPKPAVGEEKDINTFMGTPVQKLDLPGNLPGSKRRLQTPKEKAQALEDLTGFRELFQTPCTDNPTTDEKTTKILCKSPQSDPVGTPTSTKQRPKRSLKKADVEEEFLAFRKLTPSAGKAMHTPKAAVGEEKDINTFVGTPEQKLDLPGNLPGSKRRPQTPKEKAKALEDLAGFKEPFQTPGHTEESMTDDKITEVSCKSPRPDPVKTPTSSKRQLKISSGKVGVKEEVLPVGKLTQMSGKTMQTHRETAGDGKSIRAFKESAKQMLDPANYGTGTKRWPRTPKEEAQSLEDLAGFKELFQTPDHTEESTTDDKTTKIACKSPPPESMDTPTSKRRRPKTPLGKRDIVEELSAPKKLTQTTHTDKVPGGEDKSINVFRETAEQKLDPAASVTGRKRQPRTPKGKAQPLEDLVGLKELFQTPVCTDKPTTDQKTTKIACRSPNPDPVDTPTIFKPQSKRSLRKADVEEEFLALRKRTPSVGKAMDTPKPAGGDEKEMKAFMGTPVQKLDLPGNLPGIKRRPQTPKEKAQPLEDLTGFKELFQTPGTDKPTTDEKTTKIACKSPQPDPVDTPASTKQRPKRSLRKADVEEEFLALRKRTPSAGKAMHTPKPAVSDEKNTNTFVETPGQKLDLLGNLPGSKRQPQTPKEKAEALEDLAGFKELFQTPGHTEESMTDDKITEVSCKSPQPESFKTSRSSKQRLKISLVKVDMEEEPPAVSKLTRTSGGATQTHAQPVGDSKSIKAFKESPKQILGPAASVNGSRRQLRTRKEKARALEDLVDFKELFPARSHTEESMTVDKNTKIPCQSPPPELTDTATSTKRCPKTRLRKEVKEELSAVERLTQTSGQSTHTHKELASGDEGIKVFKQRTKKKPNPVEEEPSRRRPRASKEKAQPLEDLAGFKELSETSGHTQESLPAGKATKIPCKSPPLEVVDTTASTKRHLRTRVQKVQVKEEPSAVKFTQTSGETTDADKEPVGEDKGIKALKESAKQTPAPAASVTGRRRRPRAPRENAQAIEDLAGFKDPAPGHTEESMTDDKTTKIPCKSSPELEDTATSSKRRPRTRAQKVEVKEELLVVGKLTQTSGETTHTDKEPVGEGKGTKAFKQPAKRKLDAEDGIGSRRRPRAPKEKAQPLEDLASFQELSQTPGHPEELANGAADSFTSAPKQTPDSGKPLKISRRVLRAPKVEPVGDMVSTRDPVKSQSKSNTSLPPLPFKRGGGKDGSVMGTKRLRRMPAPEEIVEELPASKKQRVAPRARGKSPKPVVITKRSLRTSAKRIEPAEELNSNDMKTNKEEHKLQDSVPENKGISLRSRRQNKTDVEQQITEVFVLAERIEINRNEKKPMKTSPEMDIQNPDDGARKPMPRDKVSENKRCLRSVRQNESSQPKVAEESGGQKSTRFLMQNQEGKGEAGNSDSRCLRSRKTKSQSPASTLESESAQRVRRGVKRCAENPKKIQNSGKYSCPDRPSSARTRKLQLPRRGKIPRCPQYLLHSQAEDNVCVKKIRTRSHRDSEDI
- the MKI67 gene encoding proliferation marker protein Ki-67 isoform X3 gives rise to the protein MGPTRRLVTIKRSGVDGPHFPLSLSSCLFGRGVECDIRIQLPVVSKQHCKIEINEQEAILHNFSSTNPTQVNGSVIDEPVRLKHGDVITIIDRSFRYENESLQNGRKSTEFPRKIREQEPARHVSRSSFSSDPDEKAQDSKAYSKITEGKVSGSPQVHIKNVKEDSTADDSKDSVAQGTPNVRSSEHAGCNGRNAADPISGDFKEISRVKLVSRYGELKSVPTTQCLDNSKKNESPFRKLYESMKKELDVKSQKENVLQYRRKSGLQTDYTTEKDSADGLQGETQLLVSCKSRPKSGGSSHAMAEPASPEQELDQNKGKGRDVESVQTPSKAVGASFPLYEPAKMKTPVQYSQQQNSPPKHKNKDLYTTGRRESVKLGKSEGFKAGDKTLTPRKLSTRNRTPAKVEDAANSAAKPENLSSKTRRSIPTDVEVLPTETKIHNESFLTLWLTQVERKIQKDSLNKPEKLGTTAGQMCSGLPGLSSVDINNFGDSINESEGIPLKRRRVSFGGHLRPELFDENLPPNTPLKRGEAPTKRKSLVTHTPPVLKKIIKEQPQPSGKQESASEIHVEVKAQSLVISPPAPSPRKTPVASDQRRRSCKAAPASSSKSQTEVPKRGGRKSGNLPSKRVSISRSQHDILQMICSKRRSGASEANLIVAKSWADVVKLGAKQTQTKVIKHGPQRSMNKKQRRPATPKKPVGEVHSQFSTGHANSPCTIIIGKAHTEKVHVPARPYRMLNNFVSNQKMDFKEDLSGIAEMFKTPVKEQPQLTSTCHVAISDSENLLGKQFQGTDSGEEPLLPTSESFGGNAFFSAQNAAKPPSDKCSASPPLRRQCIRENGNRAKAPRNTDKMTSAETKTSDTETEPLKPVSTANKSRRSTEFRNIQKLPVESKSEETNTDIVERILKRCQKATLLQQRREGEMKEIERPFETYKENIELKENDEKMKAMKRSRRTWGQECEPMSDLTDFKSLPDTELTKDTARGQDLLQTQDHATAPKSEKGKITKMPCRSSQPEPINTPTHIKQRLKASQGRVGVKEELLAVGKLTQMSGETTHTEPAGDGKSIRMFKESPKQILDPAAHVTGMKKWPRTPKEEAQSLEDLAGFKELFQTPGPAEESMTDEKTNKIACKSPPPESVDTPTSTKQRPKRSLRKANIEEECLALRKRTPSAGKAMHTPKPAGGDEKDMKAFMGTPVQKLDLAGTLPGSKRQLQTPKEKAQALEDLAGFKELFQTPGHTEELVAAGKTTKIPCKSPQPDPVDTPTSTKQLPKRSIGKADVEGELLAFRKLTPSAGKAMHTPKPSVGEEKDINTFVGTPVQKLDLTENLTSSKRRPQTPKEKAQALEDLTGFKELFQTPGHTEEAVAAGKTTKMPCKSSPPESADTPTSTRRQPKTPLGKGDVQKELSSLKKLTQTSGETTHTDKVPGAEDKSINVFRETAKQKLDPAASVTGNKRQPKTKEKAPPLEDLAGLKELFQTPVCTDKPTTHEKTTKIACRSQPDPVDTPTSSKPQSKRSLRKVDVEEEFLALRKRTPSAGKAMHTPKPAVSGEKNIYAFMGTPVQKLDLPENLTGSKRRLQTPKEKAQALEDQAGFKELFQTPGHTEESMTNDKTAKVACKSSQPDPDKNPASSKRQLKTSLGKVGVKEELPAVGKLTQTSGETTHTHTQPTGDGKSMKAFMESPKQILDSAASLTGSKRQPRTPKGKSEVPEDLAGFNELFQTPSHTKESKTNEKTTKISYRASQPDPVDTPTSSKPQPKRSLRKADIEEEFLAFRKRTPSAGKAMHTPKPAVGEEKDINTFMGTPVQKLDLPGNLPGSKRRLQTPKEKAQALEDLTGFKELFQTPGHTEEAVAAGKTTKMPCKSSPPESADTPTSTRRQPKTPLGKRDVQKELSSLKKLTQTSGETTHTDKVPGAEDKSINVFRETAKQKLDPAASVTGNKRQPKTKEKAQPLEDLAGLKELFQTPVCTDKPTTHEKTTKIACRSQPDPVDTPTSSKPQSKRSLRKVDVEEEFLALRKRTPSAGKAMHTPKPAVSGEKNIYAFMGTPVQKLDLPENLTGSKRRLQTPKEKAQALEDQAGFKELFQTPGHTEESMTNDKTAKVACKSSQPDPDKNPASSKRQLKTSLGKVGVKEELPAVGKLTQTSGETTHTHTQPTGDGKSMKAFMESPKQILDSAASLTGSKRQPRTPKGKSEVPEDLAGFNELFQTPSHTKESMTNEKTTKISYRASQPDPVDTPTSSKPQPKRSLRKADTEEEFLAFRKRTPSAGKAMHTPKPAVGEEKDINTFMGTPVQKLDLPGNLPGSKRRLQTPKEKAQALEDLTGFRELFQTPCTDNPTTDEKTTKILCKSPQSDPVGTPTSTKQRPKRSLKKADVEEEFLAFRKLTPSAGKAMHTPKAAVGEEKDINTFVGTPEQKLDLPGNLPGSKRRPQTPKEKAKALEDLAGFKEPFQTPGHTEESMTDDKITEVSCKSPRPDPVKTPTSSKRQLKISSGKVGVKEEVLPVGKLTQMSGKTMQTHRETAGDGKSIRAFKESAKQMLDPANYGTGTKRWPRTPKEEAQSLEDLAGFKELFQTPDHTEESTTDDKTTKIACKSPPPESMDTPTSKRRRPKTPLGKRDIVEELSAPKKLTQTTHTDKVPGGEDKSINVFRETAEQKLDPAASVTGRKRQPRTPKGKAQPLEDLVGLKELFQTPVCTDKPTTDQKTTKIACRSPNPDPVDTPTIFKPQSKRSLRKADVEEEFLALRKRTPSVGKAMDTPKPAGGDEKEMKAFMGTPVQKLDLPGNLPGIKRRPQTPKEKAQPLEDLTGFKELFQTPGTDKPTTDEKTTKIACKSPQPDPVDTPASTKQRPKRSLRKADVEEEFLALRKRTPSAGKAMHTPKPAVSDEKNTNTFVETPGQKLDLLGNLPGSKRQPQTPKEKAEALEDLAGFKELFQTPGHTEESMTDDKITEVSCKSPQPESFKTSRSSKQRLKISLVKVDMEEEPPAVSKLTRTSGGATQTHAQPVGDSKSIKAFKESPKQILGPAASVNGSRRQLRTRKEKARALEDLVDFKELFPARSHTEESMTVDKNTKIPCQSPPPELTDTATSTKRCPKTRLRKEVKEELSAVERLTQTSGQSTHTHKELASGDEGIKVFKQRTKKKPNPVEEEPSRRRPRASKEKAQPLEDLAGFKELSETSGHTQESLPAGKATKIPCKSPPLEVVDTTASTKRHLRTRVQKVQVKEEPSAVKFTQTSGETTDADKEPVGEDKGIKALKESAKQTPAPAASVTGRRRRPRAPRENAQAIEDLAGFKDPAPGHTEESMTDDKTTKIPCKSSPELEDTATSSKRRPRTRAQKVEVKEELLVVGKLTQTSGETTHTDKEPVGEGKGTKAFKQPAKRKLDAEDGIGSRRRPRAPKEKAQPLEDLASFQELSQTPGHPEELANGAADSFTSAPKQTPDSGKPLKISRRVLRAPKVEPVGDMVSTRDPVKSQSKSNTSLPPLPFKRGGGKDGSVMGTKRLRRMPAPEEIVEELPASKKQRVAPRARGKSPKPVVITKRSLRTSAKRIEPAEELNSNDMKTNKEEHKLQDSVPENKGISLRSRRQNKTDVEQQITEVFVLAERIEINRNEKKPMKTSPEMDIQNPDDGARKPMPRDKVSENKRCLRSVRQNESSQPKVAEESGGQKSTRFLMQNQEGKGEAGNSDSRCLRSRKTKSQSPASTLESESAQRVRRGVKRCAENPKKAEDNVCVKKIRTRSHRDSEDI